In a genomic window of Pristis pectinata isolate sPriPec2 chromosome 32, sPriPec2.1.pri, whole genome shotgun sequence:
- the cart3 gene encoding cocaine- and amphetamine-regulated transcript protein-like — MVSDRLLLAVYFSVLLSMAIGTESSDVETRALRDFYSKNSYPSSEKELLGALHEVLKKLQTKRLPTWEKKYGQGPQCYIGDVCAVRKGPRIWRTCNCQNSKCNYFLFKCV; from the exons ATGGTCAGCGACCGGCTCCTGCTCGCCGTCTACTTTTCCGTCTTACTCTCCATGGCTATTGGCACCGAGAGCTCGGATGTGGAGACAAGAGCCCTGCGAGACTTCTACTCCAAAAATTCTTACCCTTCCAGTGAAAAGGAACTG CTGGGAGCCCTGCACGAGGTGCTGAAGAAACTACAGACTAAACGGCTTCCAACCTGGGAGAAGAAGTATGGACAAGGGCCGCAG TGTTATATTGGGGATGTGTGTGCGGTGAGAAAAGGACCCAGGATTTGGAGAACCTGTAACTGCCAGAATTCTAAATGtaactacttcctctttaaatgcgtGTAG